From Myxocyprinus asiaticus isolate MX2 ecotype Aquarium Trade chromosome 25, UBuf_Myxa_2, whole genome shotgun sequence, one genomic window encodes:
- the LOC127415671 gene encoding bone morphogenetic protein 2-like, with the protein MVAVVRALTVLLLGQVLLGGASGLILEIDRRKYGDSGRHAPERSDINSLSEFELRLLNMFGLKRRPTPSKSAVVPQYMLDLYYMHSENDDQNARRPRSAMGTHAERAASRANTIRSFHHDEALEALSNMKGKTTQQFFFNLTSVPIEELITAAELRIFRDQVLSDTTAPTNSSGAGGFHRINIYEVFRPALSPSKEPLTRLLDTRLVQDSHTRWESFDVGSAVARWARDSRHNHGLLVEVLHPEESEGPEEAKRNRRRHVRVSRSLHGDEDSWSQARPLLVTYSHDSQGNAVLHSNREKRQARRGPKQRRKQHQRTNCRRHTLYVDFSDVGWNEWIVAPPGYHAFYCHGECPFPLSDHLNSTNHAIVQTLVNSVNSNIPRACCVPTELSPISLLYLDEYGKVILKNYQDMVVEGCGCR; encoded by the exons ATGGTCGCCGTGGTCCGCGCTCTCACAGTGCTGTTGCTCGGTCAGGTGTTGCTGGGAGGTGCCTCTGGACTCATTCTTGAGATCGACCGACGGAAATACGGTGATTCGGGGAGACACGCGCCGGAGCGGTCCGACATAAACTCTCTAAGCGAGTTCGAGCTTCGGCTGCTCAATATGTTCGGACTGAAGCGTAGACCCACGCCGAGCAAATCGGCGGTGGTTCCTCAGTACATGCTGGACCTGTATTATATGCACTCTGAGAACGATGACCAGAACGCGCGGCGCCCGAGAAGCGCAATGGGAACGCACGCGGAACGGGCGGCCAGCAGAGCGAACACTATACGAAGTTTTCATCACGACG AGGCTTTGGAGGCACTGTCCAACATGAAAGGAAAAACAACTCAGCAGTTTTTCTTCAACTTAACCTCCGTTCCCATCGAGGAGCTAATCACCGCTGCAGAACTACGTATTTTCAGGGACCAGGTTCTTAGTGACACAACAGCCCCGACCAATAGCAGTGGTGCAGGTGGCTTCCACCGAATTAATATATACGAGGTGTTTAGGCCAGCACTGTCCCCCTCCAAAGAGCCTCTTACTAGACTTCTAGACACCCGTCTTGTGCAGGACTCTCACACACGTTGGGAGAGCTTTGACGTGGGCTCTGCTGTGGCACGCTGGGCGCGTGACTCCAGGCATAACCACGGGCTCTTGGTGGAGGTGCTCCACCCTGAGGAGTCGGAAGGACCAGAGGAGGCCAAGAGGAACCGGAGGAGGCATGTAAGGGTGAGTCGTTCCCTCCATGGCGATGAGGACTCGTGGTCGCAAGCCCGACCCCTGCTGGTCACATACAGCCATGACAGCCAGGGCAACGCTGTCCTTCATTCCAACCGAGAGAAGCGGCAGGCACGGCGAGGGCCAAAGCAGCGCAGGAAACAGCACCAGCGCACGAACTGCAGGCGGCACACCCTCTATGTGGACTTCAGTGACGTGGGCTGGAACGAGTGGATTGTGGCACCGCCCGGCTATCACGCTTTCTACTGTCACGGCGAGTGTCCCTTCCCGCTGTCGGACCACCTCAACTCCACCAATCATGCCATCGTCCAGACGTTGGTGAACTCGGTCAATTCGAACATTCCGAGAGCCTGTTGCGTACCGACGGAACTTAGTCCCATTTCTCTGCTCTACCTGGACGAGTACGGGAAAGTAATCCTTAAAAACTACCAGGACATGGTGGTTGAGGGCTGCGGGTGCCGATGA